The sequence below is a genomic window from Nitrospinota bacterium.
CGATGGCGCTGGTACCGGCTGTGCGGGAACGTACTATACAACGGATGGAAGTGGTCCTACCACAGCATCGACTGTCTACTCTTCAGCAATTTCAATATCCAGCAATGCTACATTGAAATTCTTCTCAGTGGATAACGCCGGAAATAGTGAGGTAGTAAAGGCAGAAACGTATACCATCACGCCAGTTAATACCGGCACGGGAACGGGAACTACGACTGACACCGGCACGGGAACGGGAACTACGACTGACACCGGCACGGGAACGGGAACTACGACTGACACCGGCACGGGAACGGGAACCGGCACTGCGACGGATACCACTGACCCCAAGGTCACTGCGACCGCTGAAGGTTGTTTCATAGCTACAGCCGCGTATGGAAGTTATCTCGACCCGCATGTCAAGACACTGCGCGATTTCCGCGACGGGATCCTCCTGGATAGCGAGACGGGAAGGGTGTTCGTAGACATCTATTACACATACTCACCATATTTTGCGGACATGATTGAGGATTCACCGGTTTTAAGGAGTGCCGCAAGACTTGGTCTTACACCGCTGGTTTTTGGCATAGAACATCCGCGTGAGGCAGGATTTATAACATTGTTGATTGCTATGTCGTTTGGATATGCCGGTTTGCGTAACGAAAGACGAAGAACAGTTCACGATACGTCTCTTTGATCCTTTTGATCCACAGGTAGGCATCTCCCCAATAAAAGGGGAGATGGCTACGTGGATTTCCGTTGACTTGCCCTCGAGACAAGTCCAAACGTAAGCGCCCCCGTAAAGTGGACAATTTATAAATAGAGTTTCGGCAGGTTTTCCAAGTATGTTGCTGGTGTTATTTCTCGAAAATAATATATTTTTCAAAACCAAAAATTGACATGGAATAATGCCTTCATTCTTTTTCCCGCGCACACTTCACACATGTAAAAAATGGGGTAAAAACGATATAATAAATTGATAAATAAGGCAATAAATAGTCGGGGTGGCAGGATTCGAACCTATCGCAGAACAAATTGTAGTGTATTGTTCTTCGATACTATTGACTATTACCAGAGTTCTAGCCATAACAGCCTTAGTTGAACACCGAGAGGGTGATACTCTTTTCGTCGCAGAGGTCGTAAACGCACGCTTTGCCGATGGCATACACAGTTCCACTGTATTTTAAACTCCTTGTCTTTGGGGTTACCGACCCTTCTGAGAGTACACAACTGTAGATTAAAGATCCTTGCAATAATTTCAGTTCGCATGTCGCTTCTCCGGTAGATGAACATTCTCGATATAAACTGCCACCAGTTCGGCAATCTACATCAAACAGTTTTGTCAGTTCCTCAGTAAGCGGATCAGTTGATACGGTTGGACTATCGCTAATGTAAAATGCAAACTTGTAAAGATTATCTACCAATCCTGATGCATCAGCCTGCCAGCTAACTTTAAATGCGTCACCTGTGGATATGCTTCTTTTATCGACACCGTTTGTATCTGTTATCGAGAGCTCGTTTAATGCCATTGAAGGATTTTCTACATTATGCGTTGGAGCCTCTTCACCGCATCCGACGGACAGAGCCATGACAGAAGCAAGCAGTAAAGCCAGATTTATTTTAAATATTTTCATTTCCCTTAACCTCCTTATT
It includes:
- a CDS encoding chitobiase/beta-hexosaminidase C-terminal domain-containing protein — encoded protein: DGAGTGCAGTYYTTDGSGPTTASTVYSSAISISSNATLKFFSVDNAGNSEVVKAETYTITPVNTGTGTGTTTDTGTGTGTTTDTGTGTGTTTDTGTGTGTGTATDTTDPKVTATAEGCFIATAAYGSYLDPHVKTLRDFRDGILLDSETGRVFVDIYYTYSPYFADMIEDSPVLRSAARLGLTPLVFGIEHPREAGFITLLIAMSFGYAGLRNERRRTVHDTSL